From a region of the Alnus glutinosa chromosome 1, dhAlnGlut1.1, whole genome shotgun sequence genome:
- the LOC133859793 gene encoding putative cysteine-rich receptor-like protein kinase 9, whose translation MAVISSRSSVLLIFLSAICILIAPAVAGPTLLRYSCSDRQGGKYSSGYKANLNHLFSSLSSNSTEIDYGFYNSSYGEKPHEVYAIALCRGDLKPDECRNCLNISKDYLTLERCPNEKEAMVWYDECMLRYSSRSIFSSMEETPEFFIVSIYNISAGDAKFEFNKDLWNLLQNLRDGAATGGSLRKFATGKVAAGPNFQTMNALVQCTPDLSEQDCSYCLRRAFENFWRSYAGAIGGRVLRPSCNFRFENFDFYHRTADAPSPLPPPASAPSPSLAPQGEKSHKPRIAIILRVAAVLALVVLPVVSICIYL comes from the exons ATGGCAGTGATTTCTTCAAGATCATCAGTACTACTAATCTTCCTGTCTGCCATATGCATTCTCATTGCTCCTGCCGTTGCTGGGCCAACGCTCCTTCGCTATTCCTGTTCAGATAGGCAGGGTGGTAAGTACAGCAGTGGCTACAAGGCAAACCTGAATCACCTCTTCTCCTCCCTCTCCTCCAACAGCACTGAAATTGACTACGGGTTCTATAATTCGTCTTATGGGGAAAAGCCTCACGAAGTATATGCAATTGCACTTTGTAGAGGAGATTTGAAGCCTGATGAATGCCGTAATTGCCTCAATATCTCTAAAGATTATCTCACACTAGAGCGTTGTCCCAATGAGAAGGAAGCAATGGTATGGTATGACGAGTGCATGTTGCGCTACTCAAGCCGCAGCATATTTAGCAGCATGGAAGAGACTCCTGAATTTTTTATTGTGAGCATCTATAACATATCAGCTGGCGATGCCAAGTTTGAGTTCAACAAGGACCTCTGGAACTTGTTGCAAAACCTAAGAGATGGAGCTGCAACAGGTGGTTCTCTCCGTAAGTTTGCAACAGGAAAAGTAGCTGCAGGACCAAACTTCCAAACAATGAATGCACTTGTTCAGTGCACACCTGATTTGTCTGAGCAAGATTGCAGTTATTGCTTGAGGAgggcttttgaaaatttttggagGTCTTATGCTGGGGCAATAGGTGGGAGAGTTCTTAGACCCAGCTGTAATTTTAGGTTCGAGAACTTCGACTTCTACCACCGCACAGCTGATGCACCATCGCCATTGCCTCCACCAGCATCAGCACCATCACCATCACTAGCACCACAAG GTGAGAAGAGTCACAAACCTCGAATTGCGATCATTCTACGTGTGGCTGCCGTTCTTGCTCTTGTGGTACTACCTGTCGTCTCCATTTGCATCTATTTATAA